TTCACGGAGCCGCGCCTCTTCGACCCGACGTACGCCGGCGGACCGGAGCGGGAATTCCAGACCACCGTCCTTTACCTGTGGGAAATGGCGTTCCAGCGGCAGGACTTCGGTGCAGCGTCGGCTATCGCCTGGCTGCTGTTCCTGATCATCATTCTTTTCGGAATCCTCAATCTGCTGCTGTCCCGGCGGATCGCGTCATCCGAGGCCAGGCGGTCCCGCCGCCGGCCGGCAGCTGAAGGGAAGCACCAGTGAGCATCGCCCAGCAGAAAAACGCCGCCGCCGGGGCACCCGGCGTGGCCGCCACCGGGACCGCGTCCCGGGAACCACGCCGCGGACCGGCGCTGCGGCACCGCATTTTCGGAAACGGCCTCCGCCCTGGATACCTGACCTACGGGCTGCTGCTCGCGTTCTTCATCGGTTCCTCGTATCCGTTGTGGTGGTCCGCCGTCGTCGGCAGCCGGAGCAATGCGGCGCTGAGCCTGAAATGGCCGCCGCTGCTCCCGGGCGGAAACTTCTGGACCAACGTGGCCGAAGTGATCGACTCCATTCCGTTCTGGACCGCCCTGTGGAACAGCGTGCTGATTTCCACCATCATCACCGTTTCAGTGGTGACGTTCTCCACGTTGGCCGGCTACGCATTCGCGAAGCTCCGGTTCCGCGGGAACAACGGGCTGATGATTGCCGTGGTGGCGACCATGGCGATCCCCACCCAGCTCGGAATCATTCCGCTGTTTATGCTCATGCGGACCTTCGGGTGGACCGGTGAAATCGGCGCGGTGATCGTCCCGACGCTCGTTACGGCCTTCGGTGTGTTCTTCATGCGCCAATACCTCGTGGACGTCATCCCGGACGAGCTGATCGAATCGGCCCGGATGGACGGGGCCAACATGATCAAGACCTTCTGGCATGTGGCACTGCCGGCGGCGAGGCCAGCCATGGCGATCCTCGGCCTCTTTACATTCATGTCCGCCTGGACGGACTTCCTGTGGCCGCTGCTGGTGCTGGACGCCGGCAACCCCACCCTCCAGACGGCACTCAGCCAGCTGCAGTCCAACCGGTACACGGACTACTCCGTGGTGCTGACCGGTGCCGTACTGGCAACCATTCCCCTGCTCATCCTTTTCGCAGTGGCAGGCAAACAACTTATATCCGGAATTATGCAGGGAGCAGTGAAGGGCTAATGACGATCAACACCCCGGAGTGGACCAATTTCCCGGCTGGCTTTATCTGGGGATCCGCCACTGCGGCAGCCCAGGTTGAAGGCGCGGCACTGGAGGACGGCAAGGAAGATTCTGTCTGGGATGCCTTTGCCCGCGTCCCCGGCAACGTTCGAAACGCGGATACCCCGGCAACGGCAGTGGACCATTACCACCGGATGCCCGCCGACGTCGCCCTGATGAAGGACCTGGGGCTGGACTCCTACCGGTTCTCCACCAGCTGGGCACGGGTTCGCCCGGGCGACCGCGGCACCAATGCCAAGGGGCTGGATTTCTACTCCCGGCTGGTGGACGAACTGCTGGGCGCGGGAATCCTGCCCTGGCTCACCCTTTACCACTGGGACCTTCCGCAGGCCCTGGAAGAAAAGGGCGGCTGGGCCAACCGCGACACTGCCTACCGTTTCGCCGAATATGCGAATGATGTCTACTCCGCCCTGGGCGACCGGGTCCAGCACTGGACCACGTTCAATGAGCCCTTCTGCTCTTCGCTGCTGGGCTACGGCTCCGGGGTCCATGCTCCAGGCCGGCAGGAACCACGCGCGGCCATCGCTGCGGTACACCACCAGCACCTTGCCCACGGCCTCGCCGTGGCCGAACTCCGCAGCCGGGGCGCCCAGCAGCTGGGCATCACCTTGAACCTGAGCAACTCGATCCCCCGTAATCCCTCCGATCCGGTGGACCTGGAAGCGGCCCGGCTCTTTGATTCGCTGCAGAACCGGATTTTCCTGGACCCCATCCTCCGCGGTGCCTATCCGGAGGATTCGCTGAAGGACCTTGAGCCCTTCGGCCTGGCCGAGGTCATCGAGCCGGGAGACCTGGACATCATCTCCGCCCCCATCGACTTCCTCGGCGTGAACCACTATCACGATGACCTCATCAGCGGCCATCCGGACACCTCGGGATCCGACGGCCACTCGGGCGGGTCCGGCCGGAAGGCTGTGTCCCCGTGGATCGGCGCCGAGCACATCACGTTCCCGAGCCGGGGCCTGCCCCGTACTGCCATGGACTGGGAGGTCAACCCCGACGGGCTGCGCACGCTCCTGCTCCGTCTGGGTGAGGAGTACCCGGCGCTGCCGCCGCTGTACATCACCGAAAACGGGGCGGCTTACGACGACGTCGTCAGCGCGGACGGCAGCGTGCCGGACGCCGAACGCACCGGGTTCATCCTGGACCACATCAACGCGGTGGGGCAGGCCATCGACGCCGGTGCTGACGTCCGCGGCTACTTCGTGTGGTCGCTGATGGACAACTTTGAGTGGTCCTGGGGATACAGCAGGCGTTTCGGCATTGTCCGGGTCGACTATGACACCCAGGAACGTACCGTCAAGGACAGCGGCCATGCGTACAGCCGGGTGATTGCCGCCGCCAAGCGTACGGGTATCCAGCCGCTTGAAACAGCATCGACCGTGCCGGTTGTCTGACTGGCCGTAAACTGGGTTCCGGCCGGCATTTTCCGCCGTCTGGAACCGAACGCAGCACAGGGAGACAAGAATGAGCGCTGACGCGGGGAGGTCGGCCCCCACTCTGGAAATGGTGGCGGCCTTGGCGGGAGTGTCCCGTGCCACGGTCTCCCGCGTGGTCAACGGAGCCCAGTCCGTCGCTCCGCACCTCGCCGAGTCCGTCGAGGAAGCCGTCCGCGCCCTCAACTATGTGCCTAACCGGGCCGCCCGGACCCTGGCCAGCAGGAGAACCCATACGGTGACCCTGCTGGTCCCGGAGTCCACGTCAAAGGTCTTCGCGGATCCGTTCTTCGCCACAGTCGTGGAAGGAGTGGCCCGGTACCTGAACACCACCGAATACGTGCTCAACATCGTCACGTCCTCCGAGTCGGACCCGGATAAGACACGCCGCTATCTGATGGGCGGCAACGTGGACGGCGTGCTTGTGGTGTCCCACCACAGTGGAGACCATTCCTGGGCACGTCTGGCACGTTCCCTGCCGGTCGTGTTCGCCGGACGGCCGCTGGTGGATGCGGAAGACAGCTATTTCGTGGAGGTCGACAACGAGGAGGGCGCGACGGCGGCCACGGCGCGTCTCGTGGAAGGCGGCCGCCGCCATATTGCGACCATCGCCGGACCGCAGGACATGCCCCCGGGGGTCGACCGGCTGGCCGGCTGGCGGGCAGCCCTGGCGTCGGGAGGCCTCAACGACGCCCTGGTGGAAGTCGGCGACTTCACCGTGGCTTCGGGGGCGGCTGCCATGCGGCGCCTGCTGGACCGCGGCAAACCCATCGATGGGATTTTCGCTGCCAACGACCAGATGGCAGCCGGTGCGTACTCCGTCATCAAGGAACGGGGCCTGCGCATCCCGGAGGACATCGCCGTCGTCGGCTTTGATGACGATTACTATGCGACCACCGTCAGCCCGGCCCTGACCACCATCCACCATCCCATCTCTGCCCTGGGCGAGAAGATGGCTGAGCTGCTGGTGGAGCTGATTGAGGGCCGGCCGGCAGCACGCGTCTACCGGCTGCCCACCTCGCTGGTGGTCCGGGACTCCGCCTAGCAGGACACAGCGCCTGCGGGACAAGGCACAGCGTCTGCCAGACACTGCACAGCAAAAAGCGGACCCCCACCGAAGTGGAGGTCCGCTTTTTTGGCGGTTACCTGAGCCGGAGAACCGGGCTCAGGAGCCGGCGGGAATTAGTTTCCCGTGAGCTTTTCGCGCAGTGCAGCCAGTGCTTCGTCGGAAGCCAGCGTGCCGGCACCCGTCTCGGCAACGGCCGGCTCGGAGGAGTAGCTCGTCGAAGCGGACTCGGACGTATCCGAAGCAGCTGCGATGTCCTCGGAAGCGTGCTGTGCAACCTGCTTCTTGTGGGCTTCCCAACGGGCCTGGGCGTCAGCGTACTGCTGCTCCCAAGCGGCGCGCTGGGTCTCGTAGCCTTCGAGCCACTCGTTGGACTCGGGGTCGAAGCCCTCCGGGTACTTGTAGTTGCCGGCTTCGTCGTACTCTGCGGCCATGCCGTACAGAGCGGGATCGAATTCGGTGCCCTCGGGATCGACGCCCTCGTTGGCCTGCTTCAGGGACAGCGAGATGCGGCGGCGCTCAAGATCGATGTCGATGACCTTGACGAACAGTTCGTCTCCAACGGAGACAACCTGCTCGGCGAGCTCCACGTGGCGGACTGCCAGCTCGGAGATGTGGACCAGGCCTTCGATGCCGTCTTCGACGCGTACGAACGCACCGAACGGAACGAGCTTGGTGACCTTACCCGGAACAACCTGGCCGAGGGCGTGGGTGCGGGCGAAGGTCTGCCACGGATCTTCCTGCGTAGCCTTCAGCGACAGGGAGACACGCTCGCGGTCGAGGTCAACTTCCAGAACCTCAACGGTGACTTCCTGGCCAACTTCGACAACCTCGGAGGGGTGGTCGATGTGCTTCCAGGACAGCTCGGAAACGTGGACGAGGCCGTCTACGCCGCCAAGGTCCACGAATGCACCGAAGTTGACGATGGAGGAAACAACGCCCGGACGAACCTGGCCCTTTTCCAGCTTGTTGAGGAACGTGGAACGAACCTCGGACTGGGTCTGCTCGAGCCAGGCACGGCGGGACAGAACAACGTTGTTGCGGTTCTTGTCCAGCTCGATGATCTTGGCTTCGATCTGCTGACCGATGTACGGAGCCAGGTCGCGGACGCGACGCATCTCCACGAGGGATGCCGGCAGGAAGCCGCGCAGCCCGATGTCGAGGATAAGACCACCCTTGACAACCTCGATGACGGTACCGGTAACGACGCCGTCTTCTTCCTTGACCTTCTCGATGTCGCCCCAGGCACGCTCGTACTGTGCGCGCTTCTTGGAGAGGATCAGACGGCCTTCTTTGTCTTCCTTGGTGAGCACCAGGGCTTCGACCTGATCGCCAACGGAGACAACGTCTCCGGGATCAACGTCGTGCTTGATGGAAAGCTCGCGGGAAGGGATGACACCCTCGGTCTTGTAACCGATGTCGAGCAGGACCTCGTCGCGGTCAACCTTGACAACGGTACCTTCGACGAGATCGCCGTCATTGAAGTACTTGATCGTTGCGTCAATCGCGGCGAGGAAGTCCTCGGCAGTACCGATGTCGTTGATGGCGACCTGCGGGGTACCGGACTTCTCGTTGGTGGTGATGGTCATGTAGTTGGGACTCCGATGTGGAAGTTGTTTTGTATTCCGGACTGGTTTCCACTAACCGGCGGGTTTATCCGCAGGCAAGATACTTGCCCAAGTCATTGACGAAGGCATGTAGATGCCTGCGACGAACAGCTTGTTTGCCCGGAGATGGACAGGATTGGTAATAACTTGCGCTATTACGCGCCCGATCAGTCTAGCCGGACGCGCCAACGCAGGTCAAAGGGAACGGCTGCCCGGCGTGCGGAAAATACCCGGACGGCGCTGCCGCGGTCAGAAATGTGTGCTGCAGTACGGTGCAGGCCCGGCGGCAAAGAGTTCGTCGAGGACCGTCAGTGCGTCTTCGGAGGCCCGCACTCCCCCGGCGGCCGCCAGCGTCCGCCCCGTGACCGCCCCCAGATAGAGGGAGCCGAGTGCCGCGGCGTCCAGCTCCACCCGCCGATGGCCGGTGTCCTCCGCCGCTCCCAGCGGACGCACACGTCCGGCGCCGCCGCGGACCTCCAGCAGCCAGGCACCGCCCGCGAACCCGAGGGGATCCACGACGTCGAGCACCACCGCGCCATCCCCCGCGTAGCCCCGGGCTTCCAGCGCCGCCTTCGGATCCAGGACCCGAAGCCACAGCACGTCCTCCACGGAGGTGACCTTGTACCGCCGCCGGTCCGCAAGCATCCACGGCAGCGGATCCTCCACCGGAGCCACCCCGAAGGTCAACCGCTCCACCAGGTCAATGGATCCAAGGTAACGCCATAGCTCGCGGTAGGCCTCGTCGCTCGCCGCCACCAGGTCGGTGATGCGCATGGTGTGTGGGTCCGTGCGCCAGCCCAGCGACTTGTACGCGGCGTAGCCGTCCGGCACACCGTCGGCGTTGTACCGGATCACCCCGCGCAGCGCTTTGTCTGGTTCGCTGCTTTCCTCGCTCCAGGTGCCGGAGGCCCGCAACGCGTACCCGTGCTGCCGGCCCAGGGCCCCGAGGGTCCGGTCCAGGTGGGTGGAGAAGATTTCCGGGGCCAGCGCCAGAAGTTTGCCGCTGTCGGCAACGGCAACCGTTCCCCGCGGCGGTGCGGTGAACTCCAGGCCGCCGCGGGTGTCCAGCTCGACGGCGGCGGTGGAGCTGGCGGCGCCGAAGCCGAACCGCCCGTAGATGGTCGCTTCGGATGCGGTCAGGGCAGCCAGCGCGAACCCTCCCTGCTTGGCAGCTGCCAGGTCCGAAGTGATCATCCGGCGAAGGATTCCGCGCCGGCGGTGCGTGGGCCGGACGGTGACCATGGTGATCAGGTGCGCGGGCAGCAGCGCCCGGCCGCCGACATTAAGCCGGTTGGCCATGGACGCATAGGTAGCCACGGGCATGGCCGGATCCGAAGCGTACTCCGGTGCCTCGTCGTCATAGACCGCGGTCAGGGTGCGCCCGTCCCGCCGGTACGCGTCCACCATCCCCGGCAGATGCCCGGGATCGGCACGTTCCTCGTGGAAGCCCAGCTTGACTGCCTCGAACCAGTTGCGGGTCCGGGAATCCGCGGCCGCGGGATCAGCCGGGTCCAGCCCGGGCGCAAACGAATCCATCCGCAGGCCGTCCGCGGCAGTGCTGTCCGTACCCATGCTTCCCCCTTGTTTTCCTGCTGAACGCCGTGGTGCTAGTGCCCGGCCTCGTGCCAGCTAATGCCCTCGCCGACGGAGACGTCCAGAGGAACCGACAAATCGGCCGCTGCGCCCATCTGCTCCCGCACGAGCTTCTCCACCGCGTCCCGCTCGCCGGCCGCGATTTCGAGGACCAGTTCATCATGGACCTGCAGCAGCATCCGGGATTTGAGGCCCTGTGCCTTCAGCTCCGCGTCCACCCCAAGCATGGCCTTCTTGATGATGTCCGCAGCGGAGCCCTGGATGGGTGCGTTGAGCGCGGCGCGTTCGGCCATTTCACGCAGCTGCCGGTTGTCGCTGGACAGGTCCGGCAGGTAGCGCCGGCGGCCCTCGATGGTGGAGGTGAAGCCGTCCTTGCGGGCCTGCTCGACGACGCCCTGCAGGTAGTCCCGCACGGCGCCGAACCGTTCGAAGTAGTCGCGGATCAGGGTGCGGGCCTCGTCCACCGGGATGGCCAGCTGCTTGGAGAGGCCGAACGAACTCAGTCCGTAGACCAGGCCGTAGGACATGGCCTTCACCTTGGAGCGCATGGCGCTGGTGACGTCTTCGGGAGCGACATTAAACACGTGTGAACCAACAAAGCGGTGTAGGTCCTCGCCCGCTTTGAAGGCGGAGATCAGGCCCTCGTCGCCGGAAAGGTGCGCCATGATCCGCATTTCAATCTGCGAGTAGTCGGCGGTCAGCAGCGAGTCGTAGCCCTCGCCCACCACAAACACTTCGCGGATGCGCCGGCCCTCTTCGGAGCGGATCGGGATGTTCTGCAGGTTGGGATTGATCGAGGACAGGCGGCCGGTGGCGGCGACGGTCTGCGCGTACGTGGTGTGGATGCGTCCGTCGTCGGCCACTGACTTCCGCAGCCCTTCCACGGTGGAGCGCAGTTTCGACGCGTCACGGAAGGCCAGCAGCTGCTCCAGGAACGGGTGCCCGGTCTTGACGATCAGGTCCGTCAGCGCATCGGCGTCGGTGGAGTAGCCGGTCTTGATCTTTTTGGTCTTCGGGAGGCCGAGCTCGTCAAAGAGGACCACCTGCAGCTGCTTAGGGGACCCAAGGTTGATCTCCTTGCCGATGATCCGGAACGCCTCGTCGCTGGCGTGGGTGATGGTGGCGCTGAAATCGTCCAGCAGCCGGTCCAGCTTCTCCATGGACACGGCAATCCCGGCAAGCTCCATCTCCGCCAGGACTTCCGACAGCGGCAGCTCCAGCCCACCGAGCAGCTGGTTGGCACCCCGCTCCACGAGCTGGCCCGCGAAATGCTCGCTGAGGCGCAGGGCCGCGAAGGCCTTGGACACTGCGGGCGTGGCTGCGTCTTCATCGCCGAGGGAAAGCTCGAGCTGGTTGCTGGCGGCCGCGGCGGGAACGATGTTCATCCGCAGGTGGTACTGGGCCAGGTCCGCCAGTTCGTAGCTGCGGCGGTCCGGCTGGATGAGGTAGCCGGAGATGGCGGTGTCGTCCACTTCCCCGGCCAGGTGCAGCCCGCGGGCGGCGAGGGACTTGTAGGCCTCCTTGAAGTCATGCACGACCTTGGGCGCGTCCCGATCCGACAGCCACGCGGCAAGGACCTGCTCCGCCTCGGCGTCGAGCTCGGTCAGCGGTACATAGGCTGCCGCGGCATCAGTCACCAGTGCCAGGCCGACGACGTCGCGCGCTCCGGCTGCGCCCTCGGTGACCAGCTGCACCGCTGTGCGTGCCTGGTTGGTGCCACGGAACCAGGCGTCGAGGTCCTTGGCGCCGGTGATCACGCTGTGGGGCGGCGCTGCAACTTCGGCGTGGGCGGCGCTTTCCCCTTCCTCTTCTCCGTAGACGTCGAAGAGGCGCTTGCGCAGCGCGTTGAACTGCAGGGCGTCGAAGAGTTCTTCGATCGCTTCCCGGTCGGGCCGCTGCGCCGCCATGGCGTCCAGGTCAACCGGCAGGTCGAGATCGCGCAGCAGCCGGTTCAAGCGGCGGTTCCGTTTGACGTCCTCGATGTTCTCGCGCAGGGAATCGCCGACCTTGCCCTTGATGGAGTCCAGGTTTTCGAGGATGCCCTCAAGGCCGCCGTACAGCTTGATCCACTTCGCGGCCGTCTTGGGGCCGACGCCGGGAACGCCGGGCAGGTTATCGGCGCTCTCGCCCACCAGGGCGGCGAGGTCGGAATACTTGTCCGGGGGAACCAGGTACTTGGCCTCGACAGCCGCGGCGTCCATGCGCGGCAGGTCGGAGACACCCTTCTTGGGATAGAACACGGTGACGTGGTCATCCACCAGCTGGAAGGCGTCGCGGTCGCCGGACACCACCATGACGTCCCAGTTCCGGGCGGAGGCCTTCTCGGCCAGTGTGGCCAGGATGTCGTCGGCTTCGTAGCCGTCCATGGACAGGGTGGGGATGCGCATGGCTTCCATGACCTTGATGATGAGGTCCACCTGGCCGTGGAATTCCTCCGGGGTCTTGTTCCGGCCGCCCTTGTACTCGGTGTATTCCTCGGAGCGGAAGGTAGGCGTGTCCAGGTCGAAGGCCACGGCAACGTGCGTGGGCTTTTCCTCTTTGATGAGGTTGATCAGCATGGAAGTGAATCCGTACACCGCGTTGGTGTGCTGGCCCGTATCGGTGGAGAAGTTTTCGGCCGGCAGGGCATAGAAGGCCCGGAATGCCATGGAGTGGCCGTCAATGACCAGCAGGCGGTTGTGTCCCCCGGCATTCACGGTTCCCAGGGACGCTGCGGCTGTCCCTGCAGGGGCCGCCTCCCCTTCGGGGGTAATACCCTTCCCGGCGCTTTCCGTGCTGTCATCTGTCTCGCTCTTAAGGGGGGCCGCGGCCAGTTTGGTAGATTCACTCACAGATGCAAGCCTAGTTGCCATGAGCGAGATTTTCACGCCGGGCTCCGGCGGCCACGAGGCGGATGCCGGACCCTATAAGCAGGAACTTATCGACGCCGGTGTCCCGGAGGAGATGCACGCCTGGCTGTCCGCGCACGGCGTGGGCCGGCTGGTGGCGAAGATGGGCATCCGTTTCCTGGAGATGTCGGCGGACCGGCTGGTGGCCACCATGCCGGTGGAAGGCAACGAGCAGGTGGCCGGCATCCTGCACGGCGGGGCGCACCTGGTCCTCGCCGAGACCCTCGGCTCCTTCGGCGCCGGAATGCACGCCGGTCCCGGCCGGCACGCCGTCGGGATTGAAATCGGCGCCACGCACCACCGTTCGGCTTCCTCGGGCCTCGTGACCGGGACGGCCACAGCCGTGCACCTGGGCAACACACTCACCACCCACGAAGTGGTGATGACTGATGACCAGGGCCGCAGGCTGTCCACGGCCCGGATCACGAACATGATCCGGGACTCCCGCTAGTCCCGGCCGAATCCGTAGCAGAGCCGTACGCTGCCGTCGGCGGACGGGGCCGCGCTCAGCAGCAGCGCCGGCCGGGCCGCTGCCAGGGGCAGCAGGGGGCGGCCGCTGCCCAGCAGGACGGGATGCACCACCAGGCGCAGCTCGTCCAGCAGGCCCTGGTGCAGGTACTGTCCGGCAAGGTCCGCACCCCGCAGCCAAATGTCCCCGCCGCTGGCCGAGCTGGAGATGTCCGCCGCGAATTCGGCCACGGGTCCGCGCACGAACATGATGTCGGCGCCGGGTATGCCGGGGAATTCGTGGTGCGTGTACACCCAGACCGGACCGGGCGGGCAGTCCCACGCGCCGCGGTCCGCTGCCTGGCGCCGCAGCCGCGCATAGGTGCCGGCACCCATCACGACGGCGCCCGCATTCGCCGGTGATTCGGCCACCGGGAATCCGCTGTGCCCGCCGGCGGCCTCATCGGCCGTGAACCCATCAAGGGAAACCGAGGCGTAATAGACAGTCCGGACCATGCGGCCATGGTAGCCAGCCTCCGGTCCCAGAGGTATGGGCTGCGCCACAGTCGGTGCCTCCGGCGGAATAGGTTAGGTGGGCTCCGGGTTGCCGCCTACAGAACCACACTGCCGCTGTTTCCCCGCTCCTGCGGGCCTGGACAGCGGCGAACTAGAGGAAGAGTTACTTAGTGAACCTGTTTTCCCCGATGACCGCCGGCAGCTTTGAGCTGTCCAACCGCCTTGTGATGGCTCCCCTGACCCGCCAGCGCGCCGGACGCGACGGAATTCCCGGGCCGATGATGGTTGAGCACTACAGCCAGCGCGCGTCCCTGGGCCTCATTGTCAGCGAGGGCACCTACCCCTGCCGCCAGGGCCAGGGCTTCCCCGGCCAGCCCGGCCTGGTCGATCCCGAGCAGTTGGAAGGCTGGCGGAAGGTCACCGACGCCGTGCACGACGCCGGCGGACGGATCGTTGCACAGGTCATGCACGCGGGCCGGGTGACGCACCCGAACATCAACGGCGGCCAGGACCTGGTGGCACCGAGCGCCATCGCGGTGGACGGTATGTCGCATACCTACGACGGCAAGCAGACCTACACGGTGCCCCGCGCACTGGAAACCGCGGAACTGGCTTCGGCCACCGCGGACTTTGTGCGCGCCTCCCGGGCAGCTGTCGACGCCGGGTTCGACGGCGTGGAACTGCACGGTGCCAACGGCTACCTCCTGCACGAGTTCCTCTCCCCGGCGACGAACCAGCGCACGGACAACTACGGCGGCAGCCCGGAGAACCGCGCCAGGTTCGTCATTGAAACGATTACCGCTGTGGCCGCCGAGATCGGTGCCGACCGCGTTGGCCTGCGCATCTCGCCCGAGCACAACGTCCAGGACTGCCTCGAAATGGATGCGGAGGACGTGCTTGCCACCTACGGCGCCCTCCTCGATGCCGTGGCTCCCCTGGGCCTCGCGTACCTGAGCATCCTGCACCGCGATCCGGCCGGCGATCTGGTCCAGGCCCTGCGCACCCGCTTCGGCGGCAAGGTGCTGCTGAACACCGGCTTCGGTCCCCTCACCACCCGTGAGGAAGCCCTGGCCATCATGGACGACGGACTTGGAGACGGCGTCGTCGTTGGCCGGCCGGCCATCGCCAACCCGGACCTGGTGCGCCGCTGGCAGGAAGACCTGCCGCTGAACACGCCGGACGCCGCGACGTTCTACTCGTTCGGGCCCGAAGGCTACACGGACTACCCGTTCTACGCTCCTGAAGCCGCGTCGCAGAACTAGGCTCCACCAACGTCAAAGGCCCGCAGGATCAAATGATCCTGCGGGCCTTTTTTGCCGGAGCTGAACTATTAGCCGTGCAGCGCCGGAACGATCAGGTAGATGCCGAACAGTACCGCTACCGCGCTCAGTGCGAAGCAGGTGTATGCGCCGGCTTTGGCCAGGGCGACTCGGTTGCGCGGGGTGGAAGCGGTATCCGCATCGAGCGAGACCGCGTACAGCCGAACCCCGAACGAATAGATGCAGACCACGGTCAGTGCGGCGAGCAGTGTGACACCGAAGACCGTCAGGTAGTCCATCCAGTGGATGTTCATTTGGAACCTTCCTTGACCTTGGCGGCGTAGCTGCTGCCGCCCTTGCCGGAGTTGCCGTTCTTGCCGTTCTTGTTGTTCTTGCCGGAGTTGCTGTTCTTGCCCTTGCGGGTGTTCTTGCCGCGGCGCTTCTTGATGCGGACAACTTCGCCGGCGTTTTCAATGTCGCTGACCGCGTTGTCGTGGTTCACCGGGCTGCGGCGGGACCACAGGAACATGCCGAGAATGGTGAGGGTGCCGATGATGCTGATTGCAACCACACCTGCAGTGCCGATGGACGCGATGAGGGCCGCGATGGCGCCCATAGCGGCGGCGGCAGGAAGCGTGAG
This window of the Arthrobacter sp. zg-Y919 genome carries:
- a CDS encoding hotdog fold thioesterase; its protein translation is MSEIFTPGSGGHEADAGPYKQELIDAGVPEEMHAWLSAHGVGRLVAKMGIRFLEMSADRLVATMPVEGNEQVAGILHGGAHLVLAETLGSFGAGMHAGPGRHAVGIEIGATHHRSASSGLVTGTATAVHLGNTLTTHEVVMTDDQGRRLSTARITNMIRDSR
- a CDS encoding alkene reductase — its product is MTAGSFELSNRLVMAPLTRQRAGRDGIPGPMMVEHYSQRASLGLIVSEGTYPCRQGQGFPGQPGLVDPEQLEGWRKVTDAVHDAGGRIVAQVMHAGRVTHPNINGGQDLVAPSAIAVDGMSHTYDGKQTYTVPRALETAELASATADFVRASRAAVDAGFDGVELHGANGYLLHEFLSPATNQRTDNYGGSPENRARFVIETITAVAAEIGADRVGLRISPEHNVQDCLEMDAEDVLATYGALLDAVAPLGLAYLSILHRDPAGDLVQALRTRFGGKVLLNTGFGPLTTREEALAIMDDGLGDGVVVGRPAIANPDLVRRWQEDLPLNTPDAATFYSFGPEGYTDYPFYAPEAASQN
- a CDS encoding dihydrofolate reductase family protein translates to MVRTVYYASVSLDGFTADEAAGGHSGFPVAESPANAGAVVMGAGTYARLRRQAADRGAWDCPPGPVWVYTHHEFPGIPGADIMFVRGPVAEFAADISSSASGGDIWLRGADLAGQYLHQGLLDELRLVVHPVLLGSGRPLLPLAAARPALLLSAAPSADGSVRLCYGFGRD